In one window of Nakamurella sp. PAMC28650 DNA:
- a CDS encoding VOC family protein, which produces MSHPIVHAEIRSADPDSTRAFFGELFGWTYPPGAFAGYTYVESGTPNALAAGIGPLQGGNPMVTFFVGVQDLDAAIADALRLGGSLVQEATRVPGVAFALIADPAGHVVGLSQQP; this is translated from the coding sequence ATGTCCCACCCGATCGTGCATGCCGAGATCCGATCCGCCGACCCCGACTCGACCCGAGCGTTCTTCGGTGAGCTGTTCGGATGGACCTACCCGCCCGGCGCGTTCGCCGGATACACCTACGTCGAAAGCGGCACACCGAACGCCCTGGCCGCTGGGATCGGTCCCCTGCAGGGCGGCAACCCGATGGTCACCTTCTTCGTCGGGGTCCAGGATCTCGACGCTGCGATCGCCGATGCTCTACGGCTCGGGGGCAGCCTCGTCCAGGAAGCTACCCGGGTCCCAGGCGTGGCGTTTGCTCTGATCGCCGACCCTGCGGGCCACGTGGTCGGGCTTTCCCAACAGCCGTAG
- a CDS encoding M20/M25/M40 family metallo-hydrolase translates to MPDIESPESPAVLRTRAEDEVVQFCSELIRFESVNTGDPDTIGDGEAQAARYIEHKLREVGYETTYIESAPGRGNVICRLEGADRTRGSLLIHGHVDVVPADASEWTVDPFSGAVQDGYVWGRGAVDMKDMVAMTLAVAREFKSNGYVPPRDIIFAFVSDEEAGGSWGAQWLVDFYPELFADATEAISEVGGFSITLDDARRAYLVAAAEKGVAWAHLKATGRAGHGSMMNDDNAVTRIANAVSRLGSHQFPLTMTATVRSFLEKMTELTGMEFPDDDLAGSIAKIGPVSRIVNATLRNTATPTMLKAGYKANVIPSTAEATVDCRVLPGSEDHFQEQIAEIVGDGIEITWTWQPPLEVPFSGPLVEAMKAALISEDVGAVAVPYMLSGGTDNKAFARLGIAGYGFSPLRLPPELDFAALFHGVDERVPVESLKFGTRVLDRLLRTC, encoded by the coding sequence ATGCCTGACATCGAGTCACCCGAGAGCCCGGCCGTTCTGCGCACCAGAGCCGAGGACGAGGTGGTCCAGTTCTGCAGCGAGCTGATCCGGTTCGAGTCGGTGAACACCGGCGACCCGGACACCATCGGTGACGGCGAGGCGCAAGCCGCTCGCTACATCGAGCACAAGCTGAGGGAGGTCGGCTACGAGACCACCTACATCGAGTCCGCACCCGGTCGCGGAAATGTGATCTGCCGTCTCGAGGGGGCGGATCGGACGCGCGGGTCGCTGCTGATCCACGGCCACGTCGACGTCGTCCCGGCGGACGCCTCCGAGTGGACCGTCGATCCGTTCTCCGGTGCCGTCCAGGACGGCTACGTCTGGGGACGTGGCGCCGTCGACATGAAGGACATGGTCGCGATGACACTCGCCGTTGCGCGGGAGTTCAAGTCGAACGGATACGTGCCGCCGCGCGACATCATCTTCGCCTTCGTGTCCGACGAGGAGGCCGGCGGCAGCTGGGGCGCGCAATGGCTCGTTGATTTCTACCCAGAACTCTTCGCCGACGCCACCGAAGCCATTTCCGAGGTCGGTGGCTTCTCCATCACACTGGACGACGCCCGACGGGCCTACCTGGTCGCGGCGGCCGAGAAGGGCGTCGCCTGGGCTCATCTCAAGGCCACCGGGCGGGCCGGTCACGGCTCGATGATGAACGACGACAATGCCGTCACCCGGATCGCCAATGCGGTCTCCCGGCTGGGGAGTCACCAATTCCCACTGACGATGACGGCGACCGTGCGGAGCTTTCTGGAGAAGATGACCGAGCTGACCGGGATGGAGTTCCCGGACGACGACCTGGCCGGCTCGATCGCGAAGATCGGCCCGGTGTCGCGGATCGTCAATGCAACGCTGCGCAACACGGCCACGCCGACGATGCTCAAGGCCGGCTACAAGGCCAACGTCATTCCCTCCACGGCCGAGGCGACCGTCGACTGTCGGGTGCTGCCCGGATCCGAGGACCACTTCCAGGAACAGATCGCCGAGATCGTGGGCGACGGCATCGAAATCACCTGGACCTGGCAGCCGCCCCTGGAGGTTCCGTTCTCGGGCCCGCTGGTGGAGGCGATGAAAGCCGCACTGATCTCGGAAGACGTTGGGGCGGTTGCGGTTCCGTACATGCTGTCCGGGGGCACCGACAACAAGGCGTTCGCGCGGTTGGGCATTGCCGGCTACGGTTTCTCGCCGTTGCGGCTGCCGCCCGAACTGGACTTCGCCGCCCTGTTCCACGGCGTCGACGAGCGCGTTCCCGTGGAGTCGCTGAAATTCGGCACCCGGGTCCTGGACCGCCTGCTGCGGACCTGCTGA
- a CDS encoding S8 family serine peptidase, whose protein sequence is MGVAMTSLVLGGAMLLPVQAARAAGPGMDVVPAPTRACAPASAGGVTCLATFRSMSAALRAGTPSNAAGLAARATRVAPHTVAPPTTGYGPAEITGIYSLDLSKGGEQTVAIVDAYDNPNAEKDLATFRSVYKLPGCTTANGCFRKVNQRGGKTPPTADAGWGLEIDLDLQAVSSTCPKCKILLVEADSSSFDDIGAAVNKAVGLGAKIVSNSYGGPEFNGVLALGEKYYRHAGVAMVVSSGDTGFTDAAFPASLGNTTAVGGTTVVRTPTGWKQSAWSGAGSGCSAWIAKPAWQKDPNCLMRTIADVSALADPDTGLAVYDTYGLDQFGLAPGWIVVGGTSLAAPLLSGMIALAGNAGSLSTAQYLYTHRSKLRDVVGGNNSNLQDCGGDYLCNALRGYDGPTGLGTPNGVSAL, encoded by the coding sequence ATGGGTGTCGCGATGACGTCCCTGGTGCTCGGTGGGGCCATGCTGCTTCCCGTGCAAGCTGCTCGGGCAGCGGGGCCCGGCATGGATGTCGTGCCGGCCCCGACCAGGGCCTGCGCCCCGGCGTCGGCCGGAGGGGTGACCTGCCTGGCCACCTTCCGGTCCATGTCTGCCGCGCTGCGGGCCGGCACCCCGTCGAACGCCGCGGGTCTGGCGGCCAGAGCAACCCGCGTGGCCCCTCACACCGTCGCACCCCCGACGACGGGGTACGGGCCGGCCGAGATCACCGGCATCTACTCCCTTGACCTCAGCAAGGGGGGCGAGCAGACCGTCGCCATCGTCGACGCGTACGACAACCCCAATGCGGAAAAGGATCTCGCCACGTTTCGGTCGGTCTACAAGCTGCCGGGGTGTACGACTGCCAACGGCTGCTTCCGCAAGGTGAACCAGCGCGGGGGGAAGACCCCGCCGACGGCCGACGCCGGTTGGGGGCTCGAGATCGACCTCGACCTGCAGGCGGTCTCCTCGACGTGCCCGAAGTGCAAGATCCTGCTCGTCGAAGCCGACAGCTCGTCGTTCGACGACATCGGTGCCGCGGTCAACAAGGCCGTCGGACTCGGCGCGAAGATCGTGTCCAACTCCTACGGTGGGCCGGAATTCAACGGTGTGCTCGCGTTGGGCGAGAAGTACTACAGACATGCCGGTGTCGCGATGGTGGTTTCCTCCGGCGATACGGGCTTCACCGACGCAGCGTTCCCGGCTTCGTTGGGCAATACGACTGCGGTGGGTGGGACCACGGTGGTCAGGACGCCGACGGGATGGAAGCAGTCCGCCTGGAGCGGCGCGGGCAGCGGCTGTTCGGCCTGGATCGCCAAACCGGCCTGGCAGAAGGATCCGAACTGCCTGATGCGCACGATCGCCGACGTCTCGGCCCTGGCCGACCCCGACACGGGTCTGGCCGTCTACGACACCTACGGACTGGACCAGTTCGGCCTTGCCCCGGGTTGGATCGTCGTCGGTGGCACCAGCCTGGCTGCACCGCTCCTGTCCGGCATGATCGCACTGGCCGGCAATGCGGGTTCCCTGTCGACCGCCCAGTACCTCTACACCCACCGCAGCAAATTGCGGGACGTCGTCGGCGGCAACAACTCCAACCTCCAGGACTGTGGCGGGGACTACCTCTGCAACGCGCTGAGGGGCTATGACGGCCCGACCGGACTCGGCACTCCGAACGGCGTATCGGCGCTCTGA